A genomic region of Trypanosoma brucei brucei TREU927 chromosome 3, complete sequence contains the following coding sequences:
- a CDS encoding signal peptide peptidase, putative — protein sequence MPSPSETIQLSIALAYLMASAVTIVYMGSQRLLRETIKMKKRSGNQSEVMKTGDAMMMPLMGSVVLFSVYVILRFVPREYFNSIVSFYLSIFGVFSLGSFVKTYTRPNVLTGCFCCVAGGLYYITGNWLVNNILATGIAVSAISSIHLGSFKSSFVLLLGLFFYDIFWVFGSDVMLMVASGVDGPIKLVFPRDIFGGCKSMSLLGLGDLIIPGFFIGQTLVFSSQYVKKGSLYFNVALTAYGLSLVNTMAVMVIFDHGQPALLFIVPWLLVSFSITAVIQGDYKAAWEYTSDAVTEPDNSSTDKVKSEEGDQRDAGDEMGLGDFLVKQMKGLFVWDGEEEEEEVCEGTKKND from the coding sequence ATGCCGAGTCCATCTGAAACAATACAGTTAAGTATAGCTCTTGCCTATCTTATGGCTAGTGCTGTGACGATTGTCTACATGGGCAGCCAGAGACTTCTTAGAGAGACAatcaaaatgaagaaacgaaGTGGCAACCAAAGTGAAGTAATGAAAACAGGGGATGCTATGATGATGCCTTTAATGGGGTCAGTCGTGTTGTTCAGCGTGTATGTTATACTGAGATTTGTTCCTAGGGAGTATTTCAACTCCATAGTTTCATTCTACCTGAGTATCTTTGGTGTATTCTCTCTTGGCTCATTTGTTAAGACGTACACTCGTCCCAATGTTTTAACtggctgcttttgctgcgtGGCAGGAGGGTTATATTACATAACCGGGAATTGGCTGGTGAATAACATATTAGCCACAGGTATAGCTGTTTCGGCGATCAGTTCGATACATTTGGGTTCTTTTAAGAGctcttttgttcttctccTGGGCTTATTTTTCTATGATATATTTTGGGTGTTCGGATCTGATGTTATGCTCATGGTCGCAAGCGGTGTAGATGGACCAATCAAACTGGTTTTCCCAAGGGATATCTTCGGTGGTTGTAAGTCGATGAGCCTTTTGGGTCTTGGTGACCTTATCATTCCGGGGTTCTTTATCGGCCAGACACTGGTATTTTCCTCTCAGTATGTAAAGAAGGGCAGTCTTTACTTCAATGTTGCCCTCACTGCATATGGTTTGAGTTTAGTGAACACGATGGCGGTAATGGTGATATTTGATCACGGTCAGCCAgcgcttctttttattgttcCTTGGCTTCtagtttccttttccattacTGCCGTTATTCAAGGCGATTACAAGGCTGCATGGGAATATACATCCGATGCCGTGACGGAGCCGGACAACTCATCGACTGATAAGGTGAAGTCTGAAGAGGGGGATCAACGGGACGCAGGGGACGAGATGGGGCTGGGCGACTTTTTAGTGAAGCAAATGAAGGGACTTTTTGTCTGGGAcggcgaagaagaagaggaggaggtatgtgagggaacaaaaaagaatgacTAG